From the genome of bacterium:
AAAAGTTTTAGATCTTAAGATATTCTTTAAAATATTGACCTCAAGTAATTAAATAATGATTGAAAATAAAAAGATTTTGTATTAAAATTTCCCTTTGAAAAATACTTTATAAGGAGATAAAAGAAATGAAGAAATCCCCCTTAAGTCAAGTAAAGGAATTATTTGGAGATAAGTACAAAGAAGAGATAAAGAAGAAGTTAAATTTAAAGAGGGCCATTAGTAATAAAAAGACCTTAAAATTATTAAAGAAACAAGGAAACAAGTAAGATGATTTTTGGTATTCCTAAAGAAATCAAAGAAGAAGAATATCGAGTAGCTTTAACACCAAGAGGGGTAGAAGCTTTAAGAAAGGCAAAATGCGAAGTAATTATTGAAAAAGATGCTGGAGTAGGAAGTGGTTTTTCTGATAAAGACTACTTAAAAGAAGGAGCAACCATTGCCCAAATTTCTGAAGAAGTATATAGTCGAAGTGAGGTTATCTTAAAAGTTAAAGAGCCTCTGGCTCCGGAACGAAAGATAATCAAAGAAAGTCAAACTATTCTTGCTTTCTTTCACTTTGCTTCTTCTAAAGAACTAACCTTGGAACTCTTAGAAAAGAAAGTTACTTGCATTGCTTATGAAACTGTCCAGACAAAGGATCATTTCTTGCCTCTACTTGCTCCGATGAGTGAAATTGCTGGAAAAATGGCAGTGGTGGAAGGAGCTAAGTGTTTAGAAAATTTAAGAGGTGGAAAAGGAATAATGTTAAATGGTCTTCCTGGAATAATGCCAGCTAAGGTATTAATTATCGGAGGAGGAATAGTAGGGTTTAATGCTATGATTATGGCTTCCTCTATGGGAGCTTTAGTTACCGTGATGGACATTAATGTAGAGAAACTAAGGGAAATTAGTCAAGTCGCTCCTAAAAATGTAATCACTATCTTCTCTACTCCTTATGAGCTTAAAGAAAGAATAAAGGATACAGATTTGGTAATTATTAGTGTCTTAAATAAAGGAGAAAAAGCTCCTCTCT
Proteins encoded in this window:
- the ald gene encoding alanine dehydrogenase; translated protein: MIFGIPKEIKEEEYRVALTPRGVEALRKAKCEVIIEKDAGVGSGFSDKDYLKEGATIAQISEEVYSRSEVILKVKEPLAPERKIIKESQTILAFFHFASSKELTLELLEKKVTCIAYETVQTKDHFLPLLAPMSEIAGKMAVVEGAKCLENLRGGKGIMLNGLPGIMPAKVLIIGGGIVGFNAMIMASSMGALVTVMDINVEKLREISQVAPKNVITIFSTPYELKERIKDTDLVIISVLNKGEKAPLLINREMLKTMTAGSVIVDVSIDQGGCLETSKPTTHSKPTFIEEGIIHYCVANIPGIVGRTSTYALTNVTLPYILEIANLGVKKALAANRTLAEGLNMMDGKITLKAIADQYGILPWAKKKLLS